A DNA window from Rhizobium jaguaris contains the following coding sequences:
- a CDS encoding glucoamylase family protein produces the protein MLQQTNETDDALIDRLQRSAFEYFMLHTNPENGLVADTSIKTSHCSIAAVGFALSSYPVAVERGWISRADAARRVLTALNFFAESQQGDERGATGHRGFYYHFLYMATGNRAWNSELSTIDTGLLLIGVLTAAAYFSGSSRDEKDIRKQAQFLYERCDWHWALNKGQTISMGWKPSSGFLRWRYQGYDEAIFLYVLALASPTHPVPSSSYDAFASTYTWMMFKDRPYLYAGPLFIHLFSHAWIDFRGISDRHVADKETDYFRNTQTAIAVQRDYTDRNPGHFVGYAKDIWGLSACDGPNPTGTKHSRRYSPKVLGYAARGAPLGPDDGTIAPWGPLSCLPFDRQAALDGTKALLATYPNLLLDGRFPGGFNPSVKGPGPEGWIDDRSVAIDQGLLVMMIENERTGLIWDLMRQSPILRRGLERAGFTGGWLDEKQATPAIA, from the coding sequence ATGCTGCAACAGACCAACGAAACCGACGATGCGCTGATCGACAGACTGCAACGTTCCGCTTTCGAGTATTTCATGCTGCACACCAACCCGGAAAACGGGCTGGTGGCCGATACCTCGATCAAGACGAGCCACTGCAGTATCGCGGCCGTCGGTTTCGCGCTGTCGAGCTATCCGGTCGCCGTAGAACGCGGCTGGATCAGCCGCGCCGACGCGGCACGGCGCGTGTTAACCGCACTCAATTTCTTTGCCGAAAGCCAGCAAGGCGACGAGCGCGGCGCCACCGGTCATCGCGGCTTCTACTACCACTTCCTCTACATGGCGACCGGCAACCGCGCCTGGAACAGCGAACTCTCGACCATCGATACCGGCCTGCTCCTCATCGGCGTGTTAACGGCAGCCGCCTATTTCAGCGGGTCCAGCCGGGACGAAAAGGACATCCGCAAGCAGGCGCAGTTTCTCTATGAGCGTTGCGATTGGCACTGGGCGCTGAACAAGGGCCAGACGATCAGCATGGGCTGGAAGCCGAGCAGCGGTTTCCTGCGCTGGCGCTATCAGGGCTACGACGAGGCGATCTTCCTCTATGTGCTGGCGCTCGCGTCACCCACCCATCCCGTGCCGTCATCGAGCTACGACGCCTTCGCCTCGACCTATACCTGGATGATGTTCAAGGACAGGCCCTATCTCTATGCCGGCCCGTTGTTCATCCATCTGTTCTCCCACGCCTGGATCGATTTTCGCGGCATCAGCGACCGGCATGTGGCCGACAAGGAAACCGATTATTTCCGCAACACCCAGACGGCGATTGCCGTTCAGCGCGATTACACCGACCGTAATCCCGGCCACTTCGTCGGATATGCCAAGGACATCTGGGGCCTGTCGGCCTGCGACGGCCCGAATCCGACCGGCACCAAGCACAGCCGTCGCTACAGCCCGAAAGTTCTCGGCTATGCCGCGCGCGGCGCCCCCCTCGGTCCCGATGACGGCACTATCGCGCCCTGGGGGCCGCTCTCCTGCCTGCCGTTCGACCGCCAAGCCGCGCTCGACGGCACCAAGGCCCTGCTCGCCACCTATCCGAACCTGTTGCTGGATGGCCGCTTTCCCGGCGGCTTCAACCCCAGCGTCAAAGGTCCCGGCCCGGAAGGCTGGATCGACGACCGCTCCGTCGCCATCGACCAGGGCCTGCTCGTCATGATGATCGAAAACGAGCGTACTGGCCTGATCTGGGATCTGATGCGGCAATCACCGATCCTGCGCCGTGGCCTGGAACGCGCCGGATTCACCGGCGGCTGGCTGGACGAAAAGCAGGCCACACCGGCGATCGCCTGA
- a CDS encoding Ldh family oxidoreductase has protein sequence MHLSLAEAETLVVEALGRNRVSPENARSVAVALVAAEAAGQAGHGLRRAPAYAGQAKIGKTDGFAKPQLTRPYPAVLRIDAGNGYAYPALDLAVAELSVVAREQGIALVAINRSHHAGVMGLTVERFADQGLVALMVANAPAAMAPWGGKRPVFGTNPIAFAAPLPDADPIVIDLALSKVARGKVMAARQKGAPIPSDWAFDSEGRPTTNAEEALAGTMIPAGESKGAALALMVEILAAGLTGANYAFESSSLFDDKGPPPALGHTIIAINPAATSAVDTAQRLALLASEITRDPNVRLPGRRGQSSRHLALSEGLIVEDEVIAAIERL, from the coding sequence ATGCATCTGTCGCTCGCCGAAGCTGAAACGCTGGTTGTGGAAGCGCTGGGGCGAAATCGGGTCAGTCCGGAAAATGCCCGCTCGGTGGCCGTTGCCCTCGTTGCGGCGGAAGCTGCCGGGCAGGCTGGCCATGGTCTGCGCCGTGCGCCCGCTTATGCCGGGCAGGCGAAGATCGGCAAGACCGACGGCTTTGCCAAACCGCAGCTGACACGGCCCTATCCTGCCGTGCTGCGTATCGATGCCGGCAACGGTTATGCCTATCCGGCTCTTGATCTTGCCGTTGCCGAGCTTTCCGTCGTCGCCCGCGAACAGGGGATTGCACTCGTCGCCATCAATCGTTCGCATCATGCCGGCGTGATGGGCCTGACAGTGGAGCGGTTTGCCGATCAGGGGCTGGTGGCGTTGATGGTCGCCAATGCGCCGGCCGCGATGGCGCCCTGGGGCGGCAAGAGGCCGGTCTTCGGCACCAATCCGATCGCCTTCGCCGCGCCGCTGCCGGATGCCGATCCCATCGTTATCGATCTTGCGCTCTCGAAAGTGGCGCGCGGCAAGGTCATGGCCGCCCGGCAGAAGGGAGCGCCGATCCCATCCGACTGGGCCTTCGACAGCGAGGGAAGGCCAACCACCAATGCCGAAGAGGCCTTGGCTGGCACGATGATCCCCGCCGGCGAATCGAAGGGCGCCGCACTCGCCCTCATGGTCGAAATATTGGCGGCTGGTTTGACCGGTGCCAACTATGCCTTCGAGTCCTCTTCACTCTTCGACGACAAGGGCCCGCCTCCGGCGCTCGGCCATACGATCATCGCGATCAATCCGGCAGCGACGAGCGCCGTCGACACGGCGCAGCGGCTGGCGTTGCTGGCAAGCGAGATCACTCGCGATCCCAATGTCCGCCTGCCGGGTCGGCGCGGACAGAGCTCACGGCATCTTGCGCTGAGTGAGGGCCTCATCGTCGAGGATGAAGTAATCGCTGCGATAGAGAGGCTTTGA
- a CDS encoding DMT family transporter codes for MDKTMGGWINGLMGVLIFSGSLPATRVAVMDFDPVFLTVARAAIAGILALCLLFAFQEKRPVRGDIIPLAIVALGCVVGFPLLTALALKHVTSAHSIVFIGLLPLATAIFGVLRGGERPRPAFWIFSAIGSAFVCGYALAQGISASPVGDLLMLTAILACGLGYAEGAVLSRRLGGWQVISWALVLSLPVMIALCLYTMPQAIGGIGEPAWIGLIYVSLFSMLIGFIFWYRGLAQGGIAAVGQLQLLQPFFGLALAATLLKESVSWSMLSVTLGVVACVVGAKKFAR; via the coding sequence ATGGACAAGACAATGGGCGGGTGGATCAATGGACTGATGGGCGTGCTGATCTTCAGCGGCTCGCTGCCGGCAACACGGGTGGCGGTGATGGATTTCGATCCTGTCTTCCTGACGGTCGCCCGTGCAGCGATCGCCGGCATCCTGGCGCTGTGCCTGCTGTTCGCCTTTCAGGAGAAACGGCCCGTCCGCGGCGATATCATTCCGCTTGCCATCGTCGCGCTCGGCTGCGTCGTCGGCTTTCCTCTGCTGACGGCGCTGGCGCTCAAGCATGTTACCTCGGCCCATTCGATCGTCTTCATCGGATTGCTGCCGCTTGCCACCGCCATATTCGGCGTATTGCGCGGCGGCGAACGGCCGCGACCGGCCTTCTGGATCTTTTCCGCCATTGGTAGCGCCTTCGTCTGCGGCTATGCCCTCGCACAGGGCATCTCGGCCTCGCCGGTCGGCGACCTGCTGATGCTGACGGCAATTCTCGCCTGCGGCCTTGGCTACGCCGAGGGAGCGGTGCTGTCGCGCCGGCTGGGCGGCTGGCAGGTTATTTCCTGGGCCCTGGTGCTATCGTTGCCGGTTATGATCGCGCTTTGCCTCTACACTATGCCGCAGGCGATCGGCGGCATCGGAGAGCCGGCCTGGATCGGCCTGATCTATGTCTCGCTCTTCAGCATGCTGATCGGCTTCATCTTCTGGTACCGCGGACTGGCGCAAGGCGGCATTGCCGCAGTCGGACAATTGCAGTTGCTGCAGCCCTTCTTTGGCCTCGCCCTCGCCGCGACATTGCTGAAAGAGAGCGTCAGCTGGTCCATGCTTTCGGTGACCCTTGGCGTTGTCGCCTGCGTGGTGGGTGCGAAAAAATTTGCGCGATAG
- a CDS encoding TetR-like C-terminal domain-containing protein, with product MNHEAIDAARRPYHHGDLKAALLAEAEAILEKQGIQALTLRAAARAAGVSHAAPKNHFGDLTGLLSELAALGFVRFGAALADAMAAAGDDPRRRIKAMGRGYVGFAITHPGLFALMFRSEVLDYDRPALRDATLAARQALAAAVRARAPDMSASPLQMAAQAAALWSLVHGFATLRLEGRLNGMIGSLPGSETADTLLDAVLAAVRVGSD from the coding sequence ATGAATCATGAAGCAATCGATGCCGCCCGTCGCCCCTATCACCATGGCGACCTGAAAGCGGCCCTGCTCGCCGAGGCGGAGGCAATTCTGGAAAAGCAGGGCATTCAAGCCCTTACGCTGCGCGCCGCGGCGCGAGCAGCCGGTGTCTCACATGCCGCACCCAAGAATCATTTCGGCGATCTGACGGGCCTGCTGAGTGAGCTGGCAGCGCTCGGTTTTGTCCGCTTCGGCGCCGCACTTGCCGATGCGATGGCTGCAGCCGGCGACGATCCGCGCCGGCGAATCAAGGCGATGGGCCGCGGCTATGTCGGCTTCGCTATCACTCATCCTGGCCTCTTCGCCCTGATGTTCCGCAGTGAAGTGCTCGACTACGACCGACCGGCACTGCGCGATGCTACCCTCGCCGCCCGCCAGGCGCTTGCCGCCGCCGTTCGGGCCCGCGCGCCCGACATGTCGGCGTCGCCACTGCAGATGGCGGCACAAGCGGCGGCGCTTTGGTCGCTGGTGCATGGCTTCGCCACGCTGCGGCTCGAGGGACGCTTGAACGGCATGATCGGATCGCTTCCCGGCAGCGAAACGGCGGATACATTGCTCGATGCGGTGCTGGCGGCCGTCCGTGTTGGAAGCGATTAG
- a CDS encoding TetR/AcrR family transcriptional regulator gives MTRTIFEKSDAITLVAEVFRELGYEGASMSNITARTKLSKGSLYHFFPGGKEEMAAEIMANIDAWFVDEMFKPLEEGEPRAAIARMWETTDTYFRSGRRVCLIGAFALDETRDRFASAIEDYFKRWIEALAGALTRAGVEASEANELAEEAVVGIQGALTLARALQDDGIFGRTLLRLRERLEFRLK, from the coding sequence ATGACGCGCACCATCTTCGAAAAATCGGATGCCATAACCCTCGTCGCCGAGGTCTTTCGCGAGCTCGGCTACGAGGGCGCGTCGATGAGCAACATCACGGCGCGCACCAAACTGTCGAAAGGCAGCCTCTATCATTTCTTCCCCGGCGGAAAGGAAGAGATGGCGGCAGAGATCATGGCCAATATCGATGCCTGGTTCGTCGATGAAATGTTCAAGCCGCTCGAAGAGGGCGAACCGCGTGCAGCCATTGCCCGAATGTGGGAGACGACGGACACTTATTTCCGCTCCGGCCGCCGCGTCTGCCTCATCGGTGCCTTTGCACTGGACGAAACGCGCGACCGTTTCGCGAGCGCGATCGAGGACTATTTCAAACGTTGGATCGAAGCGCTCGCTGGCGCATTGACAAGAGCCGGCGTCGAAGCGTCAGAGGCGAATGAGCTCGCCGAGGAAGCGGTTGTCGGCATTCAGGGCGCGCTGACACTTGCCAGAGCGCTCCAGGACGATGGGATTTTTGGGCGGACGCTTTTAAGGTTGAGAGAGCGGCTGGAGTTCAGGTTGAAGTGA
- the amaB gene encoding L-piperidine-6-carboxylate dehydrogenase has product MTATLDLATETKAILTELGVAADRYTGGTLAVTSPVTGAEIGRLREHSAAEAKAAIDKAHEAFLSWRAVPAPKRGELIRLLGEELRAGKAALGRLVSIEVGKITSEGLGEVQEMIDICDFAVGLSRQLYGLTIATERSEHRMMESWHPLGPIGIISAFNFPVAVWSWNAALAIVCGNSTVWKPSEKTPLTALAVQALFEKALKRYVAEGGEAPANLSTLIIGGRDVGEVLVDHPKIPLVSATGSTAMGRAVGPRLAGRFARAILELGGNNAAIVCPTADLDLTLRGVAFSAMGTAGQRCTTLRRLFVHESVYDQLVPRLQKAYGSVAIGNPLETGTLVGPLIDKQAFDKMQAALGQAQSAGGKVTGGERVENGSVDAFYVRPALVEMPAQTGPVENETFAPILYVMKYSDFDEVLALHNAVPQGLSSSIFTNDMREAEAFVSARGSDCGIANVNLGPSGAEIGGAFGGEKETGGGRESGSDAWKAYMRRATNTINYGRTLPLAQGVKFDVA; this is encoded by the coding sequence ATGACCGCCACACTCGATCTCGCCACCGAGACCAAGGCAATTCTGACCGAACTTGGCGTTGCCGCCGATCGCTATACGGGCGGAACACTTGCCGTCACCTCACCCGTAACCGGCGCTGAAATCGGCCGGCTCAGAGAACACTCGGCTGCCGAAGCGAAAGCCGCGATCGACAAAGCACATGAGGCGTTTCTTTCCTGGCGCGCCGTGCCGGCGCCGAAGCGCGGCGAGCTGATACGCCTGCTCGGCGAAGAGTTGCGCGCCGGCAAGGCGGCGCTCGGCCGTCTCGTCTCCATCGAAGTCGGCAAGATCACCTCCGAAGGTCTTGGCGAAGTGCAGGAAATGATCGACATCTGCGATTTCGCGGTCGGCCTGTCGCGCCAGCTCTACGGCCTGACGATTGCCACCGAGCGTTCCGAACACCGGATGATGGAAAGCTGGCATCCGCTGGGGCCGATCGGCATCATCTCCGCCTTCAATTTCCCGGTCGCCGTCTGGTCGTGGAACGCGGCGCTCGCCATCGTTTGCGGCAATTCCACCGTCTGGAAGCCATCGGAAAAGACGCCACTGACGGCGCTTGCCGTACAGGCCTTGTTCGAAAAAGCGCTGAAGCGTTATGTCGCCGAGGGCGGTGAGGCGCCGGCCAATCTCTCGACCCTGATCATCGGCGGCCGTGATGTCGGCGAAGTGCTGGTCGATCATCCGAAGATTCCGTTGGTTTCGGCGACCGGCTCGACCGCCATGGGCCGGGCTGTCGGCCCGCGTCTCGCCGGTCGCTTCGCCCGCGCCATCCTCGAACTTGGCGGCAACAATGCCGCGATCGTTTGCCCGACGGCCGATCTCGACCTGACGCTGCGCGGCGTTGCCTTTTCCGCCATGGGCACGGCCGGCCAGCGCTGCACGACGCTGCGTCGCCTCTTCGTGCATGAAAGCGTCTATGATCAGCTCGTGCCGCGCCTGCAAAAGGCCTACGGCTCGGTCGCCATCGGCAATCCGCTGGAAACGGGCACACTCGTCGGCCCGCTGATCGACAAGCAGGCCTTCGACAAGATGCAGGCGGCTCTCGGCCAGGCGCAGTCGGCTGGCGGCAAGGTTACCGGCGGTGAGCGGGTCGAAAACGGTTCGGTCGATGCCTTCTACGTTCGTCCCGCCTTGGTGGAGATGCCCGCGCAGACCGGTCCGGTCGAGAACGAGACCTTCGCGCCGATCCTCTACGTGATGAAGTACAGCGATTTCGACGAGGTATTGGCGCTGCATAACGCCGTGCCGCAAGGCCTTTCGTCGTCGATCTTCACCAATGACATGCGCGAGGCGGAAGCCTTCGTCTCGGCGCGCGGTTCGGACTGCGGCATAGCCAATGTCAATCTCGGCCCTTCCGGCGCTGAAATCGGCGGTGCCTTCGGTGGCGAGAAGGAGACCGGCGGCGGGCGCGAGTCGGGCTCTGATGCCTGGAAGGCCTACATGCGGCGGGCGACCAACACCATCAACTACGGCAGAACGCTGCCACTGGCCCAGGGTGTCAAGTTCGACGTAGCCTAG
- a CDS encoding DUF1348 family protein: MTTPLVPPFTRETAIAKVRLAEDGWNSRDPERVSKAYTEDSQWRNRAEFPRGRKEIVEFLTRKWARELDYRLIKELWAFDGNHIAVRFAYEWRDDSGHWFRSYGNENWEFDAEGVMQRRFASINDMPIKEEDRKFHWPLGRRPDDYPGLSDLGL; encoded by the coding sequence ATGACTACCCCACTCGTACCGCCGTTTACCCGCGAAACCGCTATCGCCAAAGTTCGACTGGCCGAAGACGGCTGGAACAGCCGCGATCCGGAGCGTGTCTCGAAGGCCTATACCGAAGACAGCCAGTGGCGGAACCGCGCCGAATTCCCGCGTGGCCGCAAGGAAATCGTCGAATTCCTCACTCGCAAATGGGCCAGAGAGCTGGACTATCGGTTGATCAAGGAGCTATGGGCCTTCGACGGCAACCACATCGCCGTGCGTTTCGCCTATGAATGGCGCGACGACAGCGGTCACTGGTTCCGCTCCTATGGCAACGAGAATTGGGAATTCGATGCTGAAGGAGTGATGCAGCGCCGCTTCGCCTCGATCAACGACATGCCGATCAAGGAAGAAGACCGGAAATTCCATTGGCCGCTCGGCCGCCGTCCGGACGATTATCCGGGGCTCTCCGATCTCGGACTCTAA